In Arthrobacter sp. CJ23, the genomic window CTGAAAGCATCAAGGCCATTCCCATGAGGAGCATGCTCACGTCCTTGGTGCCGAAGTCAGCGGAGCGGCGAAAACTCCGGGTGAAACCCGAATGCCCAGGTCTTCGAAGCGGTCGATGAAACGTGGACGGATACCCGTCGGCACGGGCCGGCCGAGAAACATCCCGTGGGCGTCGACGCCCGCCGAATAGTCGAAGACAAAAGCGTCCTGCAGGGTGACAATGTCGCCTTCCATGCCCTGGACCTCGGTCACGTGGGTAATGCGACGCGTTCCGTCGCGCAAACGGGAGATCTGGATGATCAGGTTCACGGCGGACGCTATCTGCTCGCGGATCGCGCGCAGTGGCAGATCCATGCCGGCCATGAGAACCAGGGTTTCAAGGCGCGCCACAGCGTCCCGGGGGGAATTCGAGTGAACGGTCGAGAGGGAGCCGTCGTGGCCGGTGTTCATGGCTTGCAGCATGTCGAGCGATTCCCCGCCACGAACCTCGCCGACGACGATCCTGTCCGGACGCATGCGCAGGGAGTTACGGAGCAACTCCCTGATGGTCACTTCGCCCTTGCCCTCCGTGTTCGGTGGCCGGCTCTCTAGCCGGACCACATGCCGCTGTTGGATCTGCAATTCCACCGCGTCCTCGATGGTGACGATGCGGTTGTCCTCCGGGATGAAGGAGGACAGGACGTTCAAGAGGGTCGTCTTACCGGTTCCGGTGCCTCCGGACACAATGATGTTCAGTTTGGCCTTGACGCAAGCGTTGAGGAGTTCGGCCATCTCCGCCGTGAGTGTGCCGAACTCGATGAGGTTCCTGATGGTCAACGGCACTTTACTGAATTTGCGAATTGTCAGCGACGAACCGCCGACGGCAAGCGGAGGAATCACGGCGTTCACGCGGGAGCCGTCCTCAAGCCGCGCATCGACGAGAGGGGATGATTCGTCGATACGGCGTCCCACCCTGGAAACGATCCGTTCGATGACCCTCCTGAGATGTTGCTCCGAGCTGAATCCGGAATCCGTAAGCACAAGTTTGCCCCGCCGTTCGACGTAGATCTGGTCCATCCTGTTGACCATGATCTCCGTAACCTCGGGGTCATCCAGCAAGCGTTGCAGCGGCCCGTAGCCCAGGACGTCGTCCGCTACGTCCGCCACAAGCCGACTGCGCTGGTCAGGAGACAGCGGGACCTGCTCAGCGTCGACGATCCGGATGAGCTCTTCGCGGGCAGTTGTCCGCAATTCTTCTTCACTCACCGTCGAGTCGTTGAATCTTGTACCCAGCCGCTCGAACAATGCCGTTGCGGCGCGCCGCTTGAGGGCAGCGAAAGCGTCCACGGGTTGTTGGACTCTCGGCTTGGGCGAGTCCGGGTGGTCGGACAGTTTGACTGAGATATGCGGTTTCGCGGCACCGCTGGGCTTCCCGGCGGAATGGGGGCTGGGCTGCTGAGCGGAGTCCGCAAACGTCGGTTTCAACGGGGAGTAGGTGTCCGGACCCGGATTCGCGGGCACAGGACCATTTACCCCTGCGCTGAGGGATGCTTCGACGTTGCCCTCCGCAGCATGCAGGCGTTCAGACAGCTTCATTAGACCACTACCCTTCTGTGCAGTTTGCGCTGTGCTGTGGCACGCCACACGGGGTTGAAGCGTTCGACCAGCTGCTTGAGTCCTTTGACAGCTGGGTCTTTCACGGACTCTTGGAGCACAGGAATCCCGCGGTTGGTGGAGAGAGCTACAGCCTTTGACCGGGGGATGCTGACGTCAACGGGGGCACCGACAGTTGATTCGACGTCCTGGACCGACAAGCCGGACTTGGAATCAGCCATGTTGAGGACCACATGGCGGTTTTCCGGTAGCAGCTTCAGCCTGCGGAGAATGTCCAGACCGGAGCGAAGGCCCCGAACGCTTGGAACGTCCATGCCAGTCACCCACACAGCATCCGTGCACTGTTCGAGAGCCGCGAGGCCGATTTCAGGCAGTCCAGGCGCCGTGTCCACCACCACGTACTGGAACTCTTCGGCCAATTGTTCGAGCAGTCGAGCGATCTGTTCCGGCGAGATTTCATCTGCTTCGACGGGGTCCTTGGGTGCGCACAAGGCGTAGATACTCGCCGGATGGACGGTGAGAAAGGCCTTGAGCACCAGGGAATCCTGGCTGGCCGACGGAGTAACTGCGTCGGTGACGGTGTGTTCGGGATTGAGGTAGAGCCCTGAGGCGACGTCACCGAATTGCAAGTCGAGATCCACGATCACCACGCTCATTGGAGCGATCTTGCCCAACCCCACGGCGATGTTCGTGGCGATTGTCGTCTTGCCCACACCACCCTTGGGGGAAAAGATGCCGATCACCAAGCCCCTCGGGGAACCCGATTGCTTGGGTTCCATGGTGCGCTGGCGGCTGGCGAAAGACTGACACGCACGCTCAAGCATGACCCGTATCTGGGCCAGGTCCGCTGCCGGGCTCATGATGTCGCGAATGCCGGACCGCATGGCCTGGAGGACGAATTCGGGATCCAGTTCACTGACAAGGATCACGCTCAGCTCCGGCAACTGCACATCGAAAACAGTGGCGAAGCGCAG contains:
- a CDS encoding CpaF family protein, producing MKLSERLHAAEGNVEASLSAGVNGPVPANPGPDTYSPLKPTFADSAQQPSPHSAGKPSGAAKPHISVKLSDHPDSPKPRVQQPVDAFAALKRRAATALFERLGTRFNDSTVSEEELRTTAREELIRIVDAEQVPLSPDQRSRLVADVADDVLGYGPLQRLLDDPEVTEIMVNRMDQIYVERRGKLVLTDSGFSSEQHLRRVIERIVSRVGRRIDESSPLVDARLEDGSRVNAVIPPLAVGGSSLTIRKFSKVPLTIRNLIEFGTLTAEMAELLNACVKAKLNIIVSGGTGTGKTTLLNVLSSFIPEDNRIVTIEDAVELQIQQRHVVRLESRPPNTEGKGEVTIRELLRNSLRMRPDRIVVGEVRGGESLDMLQAMNTGHDGSLSTVHSNSPRDAVARLETLVLMAGMDLPLRAIREQIASAVNLIIQISRLRDGTRRITHVTEVQGMEGDIVTLQDAFVFDYSAGVDAHGMFLGRPVPTGIRPRFIDRFEDLGIRVSPGVFAAPLTSAPRT
- a CDS encoding AAA family ATPase — translated: MSRFVLITPSTDFDKRLRQAVAGGLPGSVQTFFTSVLPADPAELFGALNQEQLEVLILGPDVPIDDALRFATVFDVQLPELSVILVSELDPEFVLQAMRSGIRDIMSPAADLAQIRVMLERACQSFASRQRTMEPKQSGSPRGLVIGIFSPKGGVGKTTIATNIAVGLGKIAPMSVVIVDLDLQFGDVASGLYLNPEHTVTDAVTPSASQDSLVLKAFLTVHPASIYALCAPKDPVEADEISPEQIARLLEQLAEEFQYVVVDTAPGLPEIGLAALEQCTDAVWVTGMDVPSVRGLRSGLDILRRLKLLPENRHVVLNMADSKSGLSVQDVESTVGAPVDVSIPRSKAVALSTNRGIPVLQESVKDPAVKGLKQLVERFNPVWRATAQRKLHRRVVV